A window from Bacteroidota bacterium encodes these proteins:
- a CDS encoding MmpS family transport accessory protein: protein MKKVFLLLIFATCFWGCDSGVNAEEDDMVRTVRYEVDGNAQEAIIEFIDGDLKVKGTGIEEIPWSRDIELTVGDKLYLSAWSSESGGGSVSIRVFVDGEIFRSAEDAFGIRTRISGNAF, encoded by the coding sequence ATGAAAAAAGTATTTCTGCTGCTCATTTTTGCTACCTGTTTCTGGGGATGTGACTCCGGTGTTAATGCAGAAGAAGATGATATGGTGCGTACGGTGCGGTATGAAGTTGATGGCAACGCACAAGAAGCCATTATTGAGTTCATTGATGGGGATTTGAAAGTAAAAGGGACGGGCATTGAGGAGATCCCCTGGTCACGTGACATTGAATTGACGGTTGGCGATAAGCTGTATCTTTCAGCCTGGAGTAGCGAAAGCGGCGGTGGATCTGTGTCAATCCGCGTTTTTGTAGACGGCGAGATTTTCAGGAGTGCAGAAGATGCGTTTGGCATTCGCACGCGCATCAGCGGGAATGCGTTTTAG